From Candidatus Vondammii sp. HM_W22, one genomic window encodes:
- the alaC gene encoding alanine transaminase: MEEFRRIKRLPPYVFNIVNELKAAARARGEDIIDFGMGNPDQPTPDHIVQKLVEASQRKDTHRYSMSRGVPRLRRAICNWYKTRFDVELDPETQAIVTIGSKEGLAHLALACLGPGDSVLVPNPAYPIHPYGFVIAGADIRHVPLVPGVDFFSKLEEAIEDSWPRPKMLVLNFPGNPTTQCVDLEFFEKVVAIAKKNNIWVIHDIAYADIVFDDYVAPSIMQVPGADEIAVEFFSLSKSYNMPGWRVGFMCGNQTLVAALARIKSYLDYGMFTPIQVAAIAALEGPQECVKEIRDMYLLRRDVLCDGLYAAGWQVEKPKATMFVWAQIPQQYREMGSLEFSKKLLKDAKVAVSPGIGFGAHGDDYVRFSLIENEQRTRQAVRGIRDMFRADADKD, translated from the coding sequence ATGGAAGAATTCCGTAGAATCAAGCGCTTGCCACCCTATGTTTTCAATATCGTTAATGAATTGAAAGCGGCAGCGCGAGCACGGGGTGAAGACATTATCGATTTCGGCATGGGGAATCCCGATCAGCCGACCCCTGACCACATTGTGCAAAAACTGGTAGAGGCCTCCCAGCGTAAGGATACCCATCGCTACTCCATGTCCCGAGGTGTTCCCCGTCTGCGGCGTGCGATTTGCAACTGGTACAAAACCCGTTTTGATGTGGAGCTGGATCCGGAAACCCAGGCGATAGTGACCATTGGTTCCAAAGAGGGTTTGGCCCACTTGGCTTTGGCCTGTCTTGGCCCAGGTGATTCGGTATTGGTTCCTAATCCGGCTTATCCTATCCATCCCTATGGGTTTGTCATTGCCGGTGCGGATATTCGTCACGTGCCGCTTGTCCCGGGTGTGGATTTTTTCAGTAAGCTGGAGGAGGCGATTGAAGACTCCTGGCCCCGACCCAAGATGCTGGTCCTGAATTTTCCCGGTAACCCAACTACCCAGTGTGTGGATTTGGAGTTTTTCGAGAAGGTGGTTGCCATCGCCAAGAAAAACAATATCTGGGTAATTCACGATATTGCTTACGCAGATATCGTTTTCGATGATTACGTGGCGCCATCCATTATGCAGGTCCCCGGGGCAGATGAGATTGCGGTGGAGTTCTTCTCGCTCTCCAAGAGTTATAATATGCCCGGCTGGCGCGTTGGGTTTATGTGTGGCAACCAGACTCTGGTTGCTGCTCTGGCCAGGATCAAGTCATATCTGGACTATGGTATGTTTACTCCGATTCAGGTAGCCGCCATTGCAGCACTCGAAGGTCCTCAGGAGTGTGTCAAAGAGATCAGAGACATGTACCTGCTACGCCGTGATGTGCTTTGCGATGGGCTCTATGCTGCTGGCTGGCAGGTGGAGAAACCCAAAGCGACGATGTTTGTCTGGGCACAGATTCCCCAACAGTATCGGGAAATGGGTTCTCTGGAATTCTCAAAGAAACTGCTCAAGGATGCTAAGGTTGCAGTCTCTCCCGGTATTGGCTTTGGTGCTCATGGCGATGATTATGTGCGTTTCAGTCTGATTGAAAACGAGCAAAGGACCCGGCAGGCGGTACGCGGTATCCGGGATATGTTCAGGGCCGATGCCGATAAGGATTAG
- a CDS encoding Mth938-like domain-containing protein: MKFALADETNGYTIQSYSDESVVIDNAIYRSNLVILTNRLLPGWRPNSFQDLEVGDFEKLVELKPDLVILGTGKQQQFPLPKLYQSLVIAGIGLEIMTTPAACRTYNILVSEGRMVATALILK; encoded by the coding sequence ATGAAATTCGCTCTTGCTGACGAAACCAACGGCTATACCATCCAATCATATTCTGATGAGTCGGTAGTCATCGACAATGCCATCTATCGTTCAAATCTGGTCATACTCACAAACCGATTGCTGCCCGGGTGGCGACCAAACTCGTTTCAGGATCTGGAAGTGGGAGATTTTGAAAAGCTGGTTGAATTAAAACCTGATCTGGTAATTCTGGGTACCGGCAAGCAACAGCAGTTTCCTCTACCGAAACTCTACCAATCACTGGTTATCGCTGGAATCGGGTTGGAAATCATGACCACGCCCGCGGCCTGCCGAACCTACAACATCCTGGTATCGGAAGGCCGTATGGTTGCTACAGCTCTGATATTAAAGTAG
- a CDS encoding transposase, which translates to MFKVLVLQHLFNLSGDQAEFQIRERYSFCRFPGLSPEGKVSDTKTVWVYRERQKERGLVDKLFSELLIQIDAAGFSARKEQIVDATIVPVPRQRNTREENRQILKMGAALRHGVIANAARRMLKPTGP; encoded by the coding sequence ATGTTCAAGGTGTTGGTCCTACAGCATTTGTTCAATCTGTCCGGTGATCAAGCAGAGTTCCAAATTCGGGAACGCTATAGCTTTTGTCGTTTTCCTGGGCTGAGCCCGGAAGGTAAGGTATCCGATACTAAAACAGTTTGGGTATATCGTGAGCGCCAGAAAGAACGGGGCCTTGTTGATAAACTCTTTTCAGAGCTGTTGATCCAGATTGATGCAGCAGGCTTTAGTGCTCGCAAAGAACAGATTGTAGATGCCACTATCGTCCCAGTACCCAGGCAACGTAATACGCGAGAGGAAAATAGGCAAATCTTAAAGATGGGGGCAGCACTGAGGCATGGGGTGATAGCAAACGCCGCCAGAAGAATGTTGAAGCCCACTGGACCATGA
- a CDS encoding transposase: MKHGKTHYGYKNHISIDRKHKVIRKYTITSAEVHDSEAFEELLDENNNNSSVWADSAYRNQIHRKSTLKRPSNEREQEANRKQSRVRARVEHVFAQQANRLVRSIGQVRADVKISALQIC, encoded by the coding sequence ATGAAGCATGGTAAAACCCACTATGGGTACAAAAACCACATCAGCATAGACCGGAAGCATAAGGTCATTCGCAAGTATACCATCACATCGGCTGAAGTTCACGATAGCGAGGCCTTCGAAGAACTGCTGGATGAGAACAACAATAATAGCAGTGTCTGGGCCGATTCTGCTTACCGCAATCAGATTCATCGCAAGTCAACACTTAAACGCCCCTCGAATGAACGGGAGCAAGAGGCAAACCGAAAACAATCAAGAGTTCGGGCTCGAGTTGAGCACGTGTTTGCCCAGCAGGCCAATCGACTGGTGCGTAGCATCGGGCAAGTCCGGGCCGACGTGAAGATATCGGCCCTCCAAATTTGCTAG